Proteins from a single region of Nocardioides anomalus:
- a CDS encoding gamma-glutamylcyclotransferase has translation MTLYAAYGTNLDPARMGERCPHSPMSTTGWVTGWRLTFGGEDLGWDGALSTIVEDPIDQVFVAVYDVTKEDEANLDGWEAADSGLYHKLKVRVATLTGEVVAWTYVLDAYEGGLPSASYLGVLADAAEAADAPADYVARLRARPCRSTGL, from the coding sequence GTGACGTTGTACGCCGCCTACGGGACCAACCTGGATCCCGCGCGCATGGGCGAGCGCTGCCCGCACTCGCCGATGTCCACCACCGGCTGGGTGACCGGGTGGCGGCTGACCTTCGGCGGCGAGGACCTGGGCTGGGACGGCGCCCTCTCCACGATCGTCGAGGACCCCATCGACCAGGTCTTCGTGGCCGTCTACGACGTCACCAAGGAGGACGAGGCCAACCTCGACGGCTGGGAGGCCGCGGACTCCGGGCTCTACCACAAGCTCAAGGTGCGGGTGGCCACGCTGACCGGCGAGGTCGTGGCCTGGACCTACGTGCTCGACGCCTACGAGGGCGGGCTCCCCTCCGCGTCGTACCTCGGGGTGCTGGCCGACGCCGCCGAGGCCGCCGACGCCCCGGCCGACTACGTGGCCCGGCTCCGCGCCCGGCCCTGCCGCTCGACCGGCCTCTGA
- a CDS encoding class I SAM-dependent methyltransferase, with protein sequence MTQTRTQTDPDRALKAKHAAMWAMGDYPAVATEVIAPLGPALVEATGVHRGDRVLDVAAGAGNAAVPAALAGADVVASDLTPDLVETGRQAAAAAGATLRWEVADAEHLPYADAEFDAVLSCVGVMFAPHHQEAADELVRVLRPGGRLGLLSWTPEGFIGRMFATMKPYAAPPPPGAQPPPLWGDEGHVRTLLGDRVTGVDARRQTLPVRRFADGAAFRDFFKRTYGPTIACYRGLADAPDRAAELDAALAALGDDALREGTMGWEYLLVTATRA encoded by the coding sequence ATGACCCAGACCCGCACCCAGACCGATCCCGACCGCGCCCTCAAGGCCAAGCACGCCGCGATGTGGGCGATGGGGGACTACCCCGCCGTGGCCACCGAGGTGATCGCCCCGCTCGGCCCCGCGCTCGTCGAAGCCACCGGCGTCCACCGCGGCGACCGCGTCCTCGACGTGGCCGCCGGCGCCGGCAACGCCGCCGTCCCGGCCGCCCTGGCCGGCGCCGACGTGGTGGCCAGCGACCTCACCCCCGACCTCGTCGAGACCGGCCGCCAGGCCGCCGCCGCGGCCGGCGCCACCCTGCGCTGGGAGGTCGCCGACGCCGAGCACCTGCCGTACGCCGACGCCGAGTTCGACGCCGTCCTCTCCTGCGTCGGCGTGATGTTCGCCCCGCACCACCAGGAGGCCGCCGACGAGCTCGTCCGCGTGCTGCGACCCGGCGGCCGGCTCGGGCTGCTGAGCTGGACGCCGGAGGGCTTCATCGGCCGGATGTTCGCCACCATGAAGCCGTACGCCGCCCCGCCGCCCCCCGGCGCCCAGCCCCCGCCGCTCTGGGGCGACGAGGGCCACGTCCGCACGCTGCTCGGCGACCGGGTCACCGGCGTCGACGCGCGCCGGCAGACCCTGCCGGTCCGGCGGTTCGCCGACGGCGCGGCGTTCCGCGACTTCTTCAAGCGCACCTACGGCCCGACCATCGCCTGCTACCGCGGGCTGGCCGACGCCCCCGACCGCGCCGCCGAGCTCGACGCCGCCCTCGCTGCGCTCGGTGACGACGCGCTGCGGGAGGGCACGATGGGGTGGGAGTACCTCCTCGTCACCGCGACCCGCGCCTGA
- a CDS encoding NAD(P)H-quinone dehydrogenase: MPDHVVIIGGGPGGYEAAHVAAQLGAEVTLVDSDGIGGSAVLTDCVPSKTLIATAEVMSELSGARELGVVFEDHQGDEATSIRVDLGQVNARVKALAADQSHDIKARLERDGVTILQGRGGLSGPDTVVVERPGGREEIVRADAVLLATGAAPRTLPTAQPDGERILTWEQVYDLTEVPTELVVVGSGVTGAEFASAYLNLGVPVTLVSSRDRVLPGEDADAAGVLEDVLRRRGMNVLSRSRMESVTRDGDVVTVALTDGRTVQGSHCILALGSVPNTQDMGLEEAGVHLKDGGFVNVDRVSRTSAKGIYAAGDCTGVLMLASVAAMQGRIAMWHLLGDTVHPLDLKKVSSNVFTDPEIATVGWSQQAVDDGEMQAEVVTLPLSGNPRAKMQGVHDGFVKLLCRPGTGIVVGGVVVAPRASELIHPVALAVAESMTADQLAQAFTVYPSMSGSVAEAARRLHHFRA; encoded by the coding sequence ATGCCCGACCACGTCGTCATCATCGGCGGTGGCCCCGGCGGCTACGAGGCCGCGCACGTCGCGGCCCAGCTCGGCGCCGAGGTGACCCTGGTCGACAGCGACGGCATCGGCGGGTCGGCGGTGCTCACCGACTGCGTGCCCAGCAAGACGCTCATCGCCACCGCCGAGGTGATGAGCGAGCTGTCGGGCGCGCGCGAGCTCGGGGTGGTCTTCGAGGACCACCAGGGCGACGAGGCCACCTCGATCCGGGTCGACCTGGGCCAGGTCAACGCCCGGGTCAAGGCGCTGGCCGCCGACCAGTCGCACGACATCAAGGCGCGCCTCGAGCGCGACGGCGTGACGATCCTCCAGGGCCGCGGCGGGCTGTCCGGCCCGGACACGGTGGTCGTCGAGCGGCCCGGCGGGCGCGAGGAGATCGTGCGCGCCGACGCCGTGCTCCTGGCCACCGGCGCCGCGCCCCGCACGCTGCCCACCGCCCAGCCGGACGGCGAGCGGATCCTGACCTGGGAGCAGGTCTACGACCTGACCGAGGTGCCCACGGAGCTGGTGGTGGTCGGCTCGGGGGTGACCGGGGCGGAGTTCGCCTCGGCGTACCTCAACCTCGGCGTGCCCGTCACCCTCGTCTCCAGTCGCGACCGGGTGCTGCCCGGCGAGGACGCCGACGCGGCCGGCGTGCTCGAGGACGTGCTGCGCCGGCGCGGCATGAACGTGCTCTCGCGCTCGCGCATGGAGTCGGTGACCCGCGACGGCGACGTCGTCACCGTCGCGCTGACCGACGGCCGCACGGTGCAGGGCTCGCACTGCATCCTGGCGCTGGGATCGGTGCCGAACACCCAGGACATGGGCCTGGAGGAGGCCGGCGTCCACCTCAAGGACGGCGGCTTCGTCAACGTCGACCGGGTCAGCCGCACGTCGGCCAAGGGGATCTACGCCGCCGGCGACTGCACCGGCGTGCTGATGCTGGCCTCGGTGGCCGCCATGCAGGGCCGGATCGCGATGTGGCACCTGCTCGGCGACACCGTGCACCCCCTGGACCTGAAGAAGGTCTCCTCCAACGTCTTCACCGACCCCGAGATCGCCACCGTCGGCTGGTCCCAGCAGGCCGTGGACGACGGCGAGATGCAGGCCGAGGTCGTCACGCTCCCGCTCTCGGGCAACCCGCGCGCCAAGATGCAGGGCGTGCACGACGGCTTCGTCAAGCTGTTGTGCCGCCCGGGCACCGGCATCGTCGTGGGCGGCGTCGTGGTGGCCCCGCGCGCCAGCGAGCTGATCCACCCGGTCGCGCTGGCCGTGGCCGAGTCGATGACCGCCGACCAGCTGGCCCAGGCCTTCACGGTCTACCCGAGCATGTCCGGCTCGGTGGCCGAGGCCGCGCGGCGGCTGCACCACTTCCGCGCCTGA
- the lpdA gene encoding dihydrolipoyl dehydrogenase, which translates to MTHFDVLVLGAGPGGYVAAIRAAQLGKSVAVIEEKYWGGVCLNVGCIPSKALLRNAELAHILTQEKKTFGIEGDATMSYGPTHQRSRSVADASAKGVHYLMKKNKITEIDGWGTLLGQQDAGHAVEVDHDGSKSTYTCTDLIIATGAKVRMLPGMSVSQNVVTYEEQILDSDLPSSIIIGGSGAIGVEFAYVMKNFGVDVTIVEFLDRMVPTEDPDVSKELLRQYKKLGVKVLLSTKVENVEDTGSGVRVTVSPADGGDSEVLEADKMLAAFGFAPRVDGYGLDATGVKVSDRGAIEVDARGRTNVTGIYAIGDVTGKLMLAHTAEAMGVVAAETIADAETIEIDFDFIPRATFCQPQIASFGYSEEQAEEKGYDVKVAQFPFSANGKARGMAETVGFVKIVADSEHNEIVGAHLIGPEVTELLPALTLAQKWDLTADEVARNIFAHPTLSEAMKEAVEGIAGHMINL; encoded by the coding sequence GTGACCCATTTCGATGTCCTGGTCCTCGGCGCCGGCCCCGGGGGGTACGTCGCCGCCATCCGCGCCGCCCAGCTCGGCAAGAGCGTCGCCGTGATCGAGGAGAAGTACTGGGGCGGCGTCTGCCTCAACGTCGGCTGCATCCCCTCCAAGGCCCTGCTGCGCAACGCCGAGCTGGCGCACATCCTCACCCAGGAGAAGAAGACCTTCGGGATCGAGGGCGACGCGACCATGTCGTACGGCCCCACCCACCAGCGCAGCCGCAGCGTCGCGGACGCCAGCGCCAAGGGCGTGCACTACCTGATGAAGAAGAACAAGATCACCGAGATCGACGGCTGGGGCACCCTGCTCGGCCAGCAGGACGCCGGCCACGCGGTCGAGGTCGACCACGACGGCTCGAAGAGCACCTACACCTGCACCGACCTCATCATCGCCACCGGCGCGAAGGTGCGGATGCTGCCGGGCATGTCGGTGAGCCAGAACGTCGTGACCTACGAGGAGCAGATCCTCGACAGCGACCTGCCGAGCTCGATCATCATCGGCGGCTCCGGCGCGATCGGCGTGGAGTTCGCCTACGTGATGAAGAACTTCGGCGTCGACGTGACGATCGTGGAGTTCCTGGACCGGATGGTCCCGACCGAGGACCCGGACGTGTCCAAGGAGCTGCTGCGCCAGTACAAGAAGCTCGGCGTCAAGGTCCTGCTCTCGACCAAGGTCGAGAACGTCGAGGACACCGGCTCCGGCGTCAGGGTGACGGTCAGCCCGGCCGACGGAGGTGACTCCGAGGTGCTCGAGGCCGACAAGATGCTGGCGGCCTTCGGCTTCGCCCCGCGCGTCGACGGCTACGGGCTCGACGCCACCGGGGTCAAGGTCTCCGACCGGGGCGCGATCGAGGTCGACGCCCGCGGGCGGACCAACGTCACGGGCATCTACGCGATCGGCGACGTGACCGGCAAGCTCATGCTGGCCCACACCGCCGAGGCGATGGGCGTCGTGGCGGCCGAGACCATCGCGGACGCCGAGACGATCGAGATCGACTTCGACTTCATCCCGCGCGCGACGTTCTGCCAGCCGCAGATCGCCTCCTTCGGCTACTCCGAGGAGCAGGCCGAGGAGAAGGGGTACGACGTCAAGGTCGCGCAGTTCCCGTTCTCGGCCAACGGCAAGGCTCGGGGCATGGCCGAGACGGTCGGCTTCGTCAAGATCGTCGCCGACAGCGAGCACAACGAGATCGTCGGCGCCCACCTGATCGGCCCCGAGGTCACCGAGCTGCTGCCCGCGCTGACCCTGGCCCAGAAGTGGGACCTGACCGCCGACGAGGTGGCCCGCAACATCTTCGCGCACCCGACGCTGTCGGAGGCGATGAAGGAGGCCGTCGAGGGCATCGCCGGCCACATGATCAACCTCTGA
- a CDS encoding purine-nucleoside phosphorylase — protein MTEESPYDLARRAAEALAEKTGVEQHDVALVLGSGWLPAADMLGETVAEVATTDLPGFSAAAVAGHSGRIRSVRVGDLRALVFLSRTHYYEGKGVEAVVHGVRTAGRAGCRTIVLTNGCGGLKESWSPGTPVLISDHINLTGRSPIVGATFVDLTDLYSARLREKCRQIDPTLDEGVYVQFPGPHYETPAEVRMAGVMGGHLVGMSTTLEAIAAREAGMEVLGISLVTNLAAGISGQPLDHEEVLAAGRSAAQRMGALLSQVVPQL, from the coding sequence GTGACGGAGGAATCCCCCTACGACCTGGCCCGGCGCGCCGCCGAGGCCCTGGCCGAGAAGACCGGCGTCGAGCAGCACGACGTGGCCCTCGTGCTCGGCTCGGGCTGGCTGCCCGCGGCCGACATGCTCGGCGAGACGGTGGCCGAGGTCGCCACCACCGACCTGCCCGGGTTCAGCGCAGCCGCCGTGGCCGGGCACTCCGGCCGGATCCGCTCGGTCCGCGTCGGCGACCTGCGGGCGCTGGTCTTCCTCAGCCGCACCCACTACTACGAGGGCAAGGGCGTCGAGGCGGTCGTGCACGGCGTCCGCACGGCCGGCCGGGCGGGCTGCCGCACCATCGTGCTCACCAACGGCTGCGGCGGGCTCAAGGAGAGCTGGTCGCCCGGCACCCCGGTGCTCATCAGCGACCACATCAACCTCACCGGCCGCTCCCCCATCGTGGGGGCGACGTTCGTCGACCTGACCGACCTCTACAGCGCCCGCCTGCGCGAAAAGTGCCGACAGATCGACCCGACGCTGGACGAAGGCGTCTACGTGCAGTTTCCTGGGCCTCACTACGAGACTCCAGCGGAGGTGCGCATGGCCGGCGTGATGGGTGGACACCTGGTCGGGATGAGCACGACCTTGGAGGCGATCGCGGCCCGCGAGGCCGGCATGGAGGTGCTGGGCATCAGCCTGGTCACCAACCTGGCCGCCGGCATCAGCGGGCAGCCGCTCGACCACGAAGAGGTCCTGGCGGCCGGCCGGTCGGCAGCGCAGCGCATGGGCGCGCTGCTCTCACAGGTGGTGCCACAGTTGTGA
- a CDS encoding alpha/beta fold hydrolase, whose protein sequence is MSASGPAQEIRFCEAPDGVRIAYAVSGTGPPLLVSTCWLSHLQHDWESPVWQHFLHDLGRFVTIVRYDERGYGLSDWDVTDHGLEPRVGDLTAVADHMGFERFALMGMAQGGPPAIAYAHRHPERVTRLLFYGSYAGVGTLPDSEELAAFAAMIRVGWGRPQHHFRRVFTSMMIPGATEEQIRWLDELQRVAASATTAATALVERSRADCVDLLDELDVPTLVLHSLRDQMNDFSGGRLLATRIAGARLVPLDSDNHILLGDEPAWSVMVEEVRRFMAPDGAPAPVADGLSAREREVVALVAEGRSNEEIAAALVLSVRTVERHLQNAYTKLGLHGPSARAAAAAALART, encoded by the coding sequence ATGTCCGCCTCGGGCCCGGCCCAGGAGATCCGGTTCTGCGAGGCACCGGACGGCGTCCGCATCGCCTACGCGGTGTCGGGCACGGGGCCGCCGCTGCTGGTGTCGACCTGCTGGCTCAGCCACCTCCAGCACGACTGGGAGAGCCCGGTCTGGCAGCACTTCCTGCACGATCTCGGCCGCTTCGTCACCATCGTCCGCTACGACGAGCGCGGCTACGGCCTGTCCGACTGGGACGTCACCGACCACGGCCTCGAGCCGCGAGTCGGCGACCTGACCGCGGTCGCCGACCACATGGGTTTCGAGCGGTTCGCGCTGATGGGCATGGCCCAGGGCGGGCCGCCCGCCATCGCCTACGCCCACCGCCACCCCGAGCGGGTCACCCGGCTGCTGTTCTACGGCAGCTACGCCGGCGTGGGCACCCTGCCGGACAGCGAGGAGCTGGCGGCGTTCGCGGCGATGATCCGCGTCGGCTGGGGCCGGCCGCAGCACCACTTCCGCCGCGTGTTCACCTCGATGATGATCCCCGGCGCCACCGAGGAGCAGATACGCTGGCTGGACGAGCTCCAGCGGGTCGCCGCGTCGGCCACGACCGCCGCGACCGCCCTCGTCGAGCGCTCCCGGGCGGACTGCGTCGACCTGCTGGACGAGCTCGACGTGCCGACGCTCGTGCTCCACTCGCTGCGCGACCAGATGAACGACTTCAGCGGCGGCCGGCTGCTGGCCACCCGCATCGCCGGCGCCCGGTTGGTCCCTCTGGACAGCGACAACCACATCCTCCTCGGCGACGAGCCCGCCTGGTCGGTCATGGTCGAGGAGGTGCGTCGCTTCATGGCGCCCGACGGCGCCCCGGCCCCGGTCGCCGACGGCCTCTCGGCCCGGGAGCGCGAGGTGGTGGCCCTGGTCGCCGAGGGGCGCTCCAACGAGGAGATCGCGGCCGCGCTGGTCCTCAGCGTCCGCACCGTCGAGCGGCACCTGCAGAACGCCTACACCAAGCTCGGCCTGCACGGCCCGTCCGCGCGCGCGGCCGCGGCGGCCGCCCTGGCGCGTACGTAG